A window from Chaetodon trifascialis isolate fChaTrf1 chromosome 5, fChaTrf1.hap1, whole genome shotgun sequence encodes these proteins:
- the LOC139331618 gene encoding enolase-phosphatase E1-like, with protein MSHNYPYRRPSPDSDLRPDPGSYSSSDRQHASSDHNFYRLPQESFSSYPSSSFNPSSSSSSSSTRGAQWSQDGALSILSSCGLEPSDLALLAEMPEDVLTVESLPHVLQQIKGKRGTVKPFPPSAPSPSSSSSSSSYPHSSARPLAVGPSTGAWDHPHSQLLQYPLDHVTQSPLPSGLNRWGNPRTSSSVTVDPPPPPSSSSSSYMVDFHHRPGPSEYSKTTRNTSPVSSQDFHHRPGPPEYSRTNTDPSPVSSYQHRSGPSEYGKPGRNACPVSSQDQASLRLAGGDKRTRPSHFSQLGPADYRLAPPLAENHPKTRGGCRETEPSSSKSSSQPTTSLPSRQEALDFHGTCPPAFPYSCCLCNITVMSEKVWIKHINGANHADGQLSLLQRFPNWDCRMETVTRADNQSEKWKMEEDPGRQLQPANQESMSQPTVKAQKKTLQKGKVVCVKFPAQSVDEAYLRKLTEPFGKIVKIVMFPSLAFVELGSVDQAKDLVKFHTNYPPTVNGEQMEFSISKTFSFLQSSRVVSFTPAPTGENGKSDLISIVKRFGLPLYTLFLPSMAFVEMKNAPDAQKMVDFYSSSTLRINEDVIRVSFSGEYKSLMRVPSAKRYEEEPTERTRSSSREKEDKTTGSTRRRSSKGREEGREKSSRERKTRTRSKSREKSTQEKRTRTRSKSREKSREKSSREKRSRSSDKFGKDKRTRSRSKSREKSSRDKRSRSRDEFGRDRRTRSRSKSREKSTRKEGSWSKSRSRGKLAVPEKTESTDTKSRTDPDPAPVRDSEAEAEAAESEEEAEMSAEDSDIEGMEVIGEDGENLENEDMEALDDTDVEEEQEEEGKMEEAAERTDSSERGEEEETKDGEADDREQQQEKEEPDFPVDLENCITLDELEEDQSDDQGEEVQAEQESLSMRVVYFKNLPLRSYPEAEFVNLVRDFGTAVRFYHKPPSCGFIEMSSSSEALRAVKELTSKFVTFYGSKLVVQISNRYRRLHNGWPVPLDEPSDEEKRTEHGSQRSSSRRSERQNRIRKSEGRKESSRETPEKESTSEKTPEEKSMNKKVPEEESTSKKVPEGESSKKVPEEESTNKKVPEEESTSKNVPEEESTSQNVPEEESTSKNVPEEESTSKKVPEEQSTSKNVPEEQSTSKNVPEEESTSKKVPEEESTSKKAPEEESTSKKVPEEESTSKKVPEEESTSEPKKVLEEESTSEKTSEKKSVTEKEESTFKIAQESLSKKAPENESVSKMANKKSPEKVSVDKNASENTSRTTPENEVANEKTPDESYDTSETACRTESALNKSEVDSAEKDSAAKKTEKVTLPEMHQEQKTLKRKATHDNDSVPEKKKNESKSDKTKRRLEADKALEEEKFEVHEKEGSEEETFGPGLKDSENVDPSGSPGDLPKTQTEQAQDSQVQEEQQSGSAGGAAELQKPTKPVGAEFVRPVVGYFCHLCQLIYADEDEAKVQHCSSLTHYRKYQEKRGKDPWAT; from the exons ATGTCTCACAACTACCCGTATAGACGTCCGTCGCCTGACTCAGATCTCAGACCTGATCCTGGATCTTACAGCTCCTCAGACCGCCAGCATGCCTCATCGGACCACAACTTTTACAGGCTACCTCAGGAGTCCTTCTCATCCTACCCGTCCTCCTCCTTCAacccatcatcctcctcctcctcctcctccaccagaggAGCTCAGTGGTCGCAGGACGGCGCTCTCAGCATCCTGAGCAGCTGTGGTCTGGAGCCCAGCGACCTGGCTCTGCTGGCCGAGATGCCAGAAGATGTCCTCACCGTCGAGTCTCTGCCTCATGTTCTCCAACAGATCAAAGGGAAGAGAGGGACCGTCAAACCTTTCCCTCCCAGTGCtccatctccttcctcctcctcctcttcctcttcttatCCTCACAGCTCTGCGCGTCCACTTGCTGTCGGCCCTTCCACCGGTGCCTGGGATCATCCCCACAGTCAGCTGCTCCAGTACCCCCTTGATCATGTGACACAGAGTCCTCTTCCATCTGGCCTGAACCGCTGGGGGAATCCCAGGACTAGCAGCTCCGTCACAGTagacccaccaccaccaccatcatcatcatcctccagcTACATGGTGGACTTCCACCACAGACCAGGACCCTCTGAGTATAGTAAGACAACCAGAAACACCAGCCCAGTTTCTTCTCAGGACTTCCACCACAGACCAGGACCCCCTGAGTATAGTAGGACAAACACAGACCCCAGTCCAGTTTCTTCCTACCAACACAGGTCGGGACCCTCTGAGTATGGTAAGCCAGGCAGAAACGCCTGTCCGGTCTCCTCTCAGGACCAGGCCTCTTTGAGGTTAGCAGGAGGAGACAAAAGAACTCGTCCCTCCCATTTCTCCCAGCTGGGACCAGCAGACTACAGGTTAGCTCCTCCTCTTGCAGAGAACCATCCGAAAACTCGTGGGGGGTGCCGGGAGACTGAGCCCTCTTCCAGCAAGAGCAGCAGTCAGCCAACCACCTCGCTGCCCTCCAGGCAAGAAGCTTTGGACTTCCACGGGACTTGTCCGCCAGCGTTCCCATACTCATGCTGTCTATGTAATATTACTGTGATGTCGGAGAAG gtgtggaTTAAACACATAAACGGCGCTAACCATGCAGACGGACAGCTCAGCCTGCTGCAGCG GTTTCCTAACTGGGACTGTCGCATGGAGACAGTCACCAG GGCCGACAACCAATCAGAGAAGTGGAAGATGGAAGAGGACCCTGGCCGGCAGCTtcagccagccaatcaggagtCCA TGTCACAGCCAACTGTAAAAGCTCAGAAGAAG ACGTTACAGAAAGGTAAAgtggtgtgtgtgaagtttCCAGCTCAGTCTGTGGATGAGGCGTACCTGAGGAAACTGACCGAGCCCTTTGGGAAGATCGTCAAGATCGTCATGTTTCCGTCTTTA GCGTTTGTGGAGCTGGGCTCTGTCGATCAGGCGAAGGACTTGGTGAAGTTCCACACTAACTATCCTCCAACTGTGAACGGAGAGCAGATGGAGTTCAGCATCTCCAAAACCTTCAGCTTCCTCCAG aGTTCTCGAGTGGTAAGTTTCACTCCAGCTCCGACGGGAGAGAACGGCAAATCGGATCTGATCAGCATCGTCAAACGCTTTGGCTTGCCACTCTACACCCTGTTCCTGCCGTCGATG GCGTTTGTGGAGATGAAAAATGCTCCCGATGCTCAGAAGATGGTGGATTTTTATTCGTCCAGCACTCTGAGGATCAATGAAGACGTGATCAGAGTTTCCTTCTCGGGAGAATACAAGAGCCTCAT GCGAGTCCCATCGGCTAAGAGGTACGAAGAGGAACCGACCGAGAGGACGAGGAGTTCGAGCCGAGAGAAGGAGGACAAGACGACGGGGAgcacgaggaggaggagcagcaaagGGCGAGAGGAGGGGCGAGAGAAatccagcagagagaggaagactaGAACCAGGTCGAAATCCAGAGAGAAATCCACTCAAGAGAAGAGGACCAGAACTAGGTCCAAGTCCAGAGAAAAATCTAGAGAGAAgtccagcagagagaagaggtCCAGGTCCAGTGATAAATTCGGCAAAGACAAGAGGACCAGATCCAGGTCTAAATCCAGAGAAAAGTCCAGCAGAGACAAGAGGTCCAGGTCCAGAGATGAATTTGGCAGAGACAGGAGGACCAGATCCAGGTCTAAATCCAGAGAGAAGTCCACCAGAAAGGAGGGGTCCTGGTCTAAATCAAGGTCCAGAGGAAAGTTGGCAGTACCGGAGAAAACAGAGTCAACTG ACACCAAGTCCAGGACTGATCCAGATCCAGCTCCTGTCAGAGactctgaagctgaagctgaagctgcagagagcgaggaggaagcAGA GATGTCTGCCGAGGACAGCGACATCGAGGGGATGGAGGTGAtcggagaggatggagagaatcTGGAGAATGAAGATATGGAAGCTCTGGATGATACTGATgtagaagaggagcaggaggaagaaggaaagatggaggaagcTGCTGAGAGGACAGACTCATCTGAACGAG gtgaagaggaggagacgaaGGATGGAGAGGCCGATGAtcgggagcagcagcaggagaaa GAGGAACCAGATTTCCCAGTCGACCTGGAGAACTGCATCACTCTGGATGAACTGGAAGAAGACCAGTCTGATGACCAAG GTGAAGAAGTGCAAGCTGAACAGGAA tctCTGTCCATGCGAGTGGTTTACTTCAAAAACCTCCCGCTGCGTTCCTACCCCGAGGCCGAGTTCGTCAACCTGGTCAGAGATTTTGGGACGGCTGTGCGCTTCTACCACAAGCCTCCGAGCTGT ggttTCATTGAGATGTCGTCTTCTTCAGAGGCTCTGAGAGCAGTTAAAGAGCTGACCAGTAAATTTGTGACCTTCTACGGCTCCAAACTCGTTGTCCAGATATCCAATAGATACAGAAGACTCCACAACGG GTGGCCTGTTCCCTTGGATGAGCCCTCAGACGAGGAGAAAAGGACCGAGCACGGGAGtcaaaggagcagcagcaggaggagcgagAGACAAAACAGGATTAGGAAGTCTGAAGGGAGGAAGGAGTCCTCAAGGGAAACTCCAGAGAAAGAGTCAACATCTGAAAAGActccagaggaaaagtcaatgAATAAAAAGGTTCCTGAAGAAGAGTCAACGAGTAAAAAGGTTCCTGAAGGAGAGTCGAGTAAAAAGGTTCCTGAAGAAGAGTCAACGAATAAAAAGGTTCCAGAAGAAGAATCAACAAGTAAAAATGTTCCAGAAGAAGAGTCAACGAGTCAAAATGTTCCTGAAGAAGAGTCAACGAGTAAAAATGTTCCAGAAGAAGAGTCGACGAGTAAAAAGGTTCCTGAAGAACAGTCGACGAGTAAAAATGTTCCAGAAGAACAGTCGACGAGTAAAAATGTTCCAGAAGAAGAGTCAACGAGTAAAAAGGTTCCTGAAGAAGAGTCGACGAGTAAAAAGGCTCCAGAAGAAGAGTCAACGAGTAAAAAGGTTCCTGAAGAAGAGTCAACGAGTAAAAAGGTTCCTGAAGAAGAGTCAACGAGTGAACCTAAAAAGGTTCTGGAGGAAGAGTCAACATCTGAAAAGACTTCAGAGAAAAAGTCAGTGACTGAAAAGGAAGAGTCAACATTTAAAATAGCTCAAGAGTCATTGTCTAAAAAGGCTCCAGAGAATGAGTCGGTGTCCAAAATGGCCAATAAAAAGTCTCCAGAAAAGGTCTCAGTTGACAAAAATGCATCTGAAAATACCTCCAGAACAACACCAGAGAATGAGGTAGCCAATGAAAAGACTCCAGACGAGTCATATGATACATCAGAGACGGCGTGCAGAACAGAGTCGGCATTAAATAAGAGTGAGGTGGACTCAGCTGAGAAGGACTCTGCtgcaaaaaagacagaaaaggtgaCATTGCCTGAAATGCATCAAGAACAGAagactttaaaaagaaaagcgACTCATGACAACGACTCAGTGcctgaaaagaagaagaatgagtcAAAGAGTGACAAGACTAAAAGAAGGCTGGAGGCTGACAAAGCTCtagaagaagaaaagtttgAGGTCCACGAGAAGGAAGGATCAGAGGAAGAGACGTTTGGACCAGGACTGAAGGATTCAGAGAATGTGGATCCATCAGGCTCCCCTGGAGATCTTCCAAAAACCCAAACTGAACAG GCACAGGACTCCCAGGTCCAAGAGGAGCAACAGTCTGGATctgcagggggcgctgcagagctgcagaaaccCACCAAACCTGTTG GAGCAGAGTTTGTCCGCCCGGTCGTCGGGTACTTCTGTCACTTGTGTCAGCTGATCTACGCCGACGAGGACGAAGCCAaagtgcagcactgcagcagcctgacGCACTACAGGAAGTACCAG GAGAAGAGGGGCAAAGATCCGTGGGCCACCTGA